From the genome of Flavobacterium sediminis:
GGACTATTTGTTTGATTTTGAATATGATAGTAATGAAAAATGGGAAGTGAATATATCAGATAAAGAACCATTTAAATATTTTCCAGTTTATCAGCAGAACAGACAAGCTCCTCAACAATCTATTCGTATCAACTCGTCAGCTTCTGATTTTGTTAGGAATATTTGGGCTTACACATTAACACTGTTGAGTGAGGGGTTAAATCATATAGGAATCGTAATGTTTGATGAGCCTGGTCAACATAAAACTAAAATGAGCAGTTTAGAAAAATTCTTCCAAGTTTGTTCTACTTTTTATGATAGACAAGTGATAATTTTTACGTCAGTTGATAAAGTTTTAGATAATGAAAATGATGAAAAACTTGATATATATAAAATCTTAGATGGAATTTCACGAGAGAATTATAAACTTATTGAATTAGATTCAGATAGTAAAGCAATAAAGAGATTATTATAAAATCGAAATAATTATTTACTCTTAAAAGTCGTATAAAAGGATAGTAATAATTTTTTTATTTTAATTATTTGATTTTTAAATGTTTAAAACGTAGGGTTCGAGTCCCGTCCAGACCGCCAGAAAAAGAGGAAGCTCCGTGAACAACGGAGCTTTTTTGCCCTCTTACATTTTTAAAGATAGTTGTGTTGTTTAGGCACGAAAGTGCCAAAGGTTTAGTAGTTAGACCAATGAAAAGCTGTTCCGTTTACGGAAGGGCTTTTTTGTTTATATAGACTTCTCTATTGCATTTTTCACATCTTTTTTCTTAAAAAATCAATCGCTTAAATAATTAATTTAAAGTTTTAATTAACTAAATGTTATTTTTAGATTGTTTATTCGTTCGGATGACTTTTTATAGGATGGTTAAAAGAAGTCAGATTTTGCTTTATGAATAGCAAAGTTTAAATTTGAAAGTCTAATGAATGTCTTTCCGGACATCTTATTAGGCTTTAATGATTACAATTTTTGATATTTAAGGTTGCTTCTTTATTTTCTTTGTACAATTTCCCAATCATAGTTGATCTTCCTTTTTAAATACACTTTTAGAGGCTCTAAACTGATTTTCTTCCGGCGTTGGTCCACATACTCAGGTTCAAGAATAGGAAAGGGTTCAAGGCTTCGTTCTGCATTATAACGAAATTGCATTCCGTAAATTTGAGGTTGGTTGTCATTAACCAATATCCGATCCTGTATTTTGGCATATTCTACACAACTTCCTTCTCCGTCTAAGCAGGCTTTTTTTATTACAGGCAAGTATTTTTTTCGTATGCTATCACTTTCATGATGATTAATGACAAGAAGAGGAGCATCAGCTGCCAATTGACCTACATTAGAATATTTAGGCCATCCATACGTTTTAATTAGTTCTTCCATGTCCGTGTAGTTGTCCTGAGCTGTTTTTTGCTTCATATAAGCTAACGGATAATACCATTGCGGAATATAGCCTTGTTCTGAATAAAATTTTTTGGCTTGTTCAATGTAATAGTCCAGTACCTGATCTTTCATGATAATGTGGAGCAATTTTTTTGTGTATTCCGGCTGTTTAAGTTTGCCATTTACTTTTTGGAATTTTTCCATCTGTTGCGTTTCGATATTAAGCCAACGGGGATCTTGTGTTAGAGCGTACAAGTCGGTATCTGCCAATGCCCATAAAGAAGAATCATTTTGTAAAGCAATGTTTAAGTAATGATAAGCACTGTCTCTTTGAAAAGTTAAAGCATAGGCACATGCCAGATTATAAACGTTTTTCCGATTGTTTTGATCTTTTTTGTAAATTGTCTTATAAGCTATGATTGCTTGGTCTAATTCTCCTTTTTGTCGTAAACTATCGCCTTCAGAAATTGCAGTTTGTCCAAAACAGCTATGGCTGATCCATAGCAGGATTATTGTTTTTAGATACTTTTTCATGTCCTTATGCTTTGTTTTTCTTAGAATTAAAAAGACCTTTGAGTATTTTACAGATCATATACAAACTGATTCCTAATACAGGAGTAATTAAGGTATAAGAGATACCCTGGAACATTAAATTCGGAGCAATACCTCCGGATTTTCCAACAAAATAAAAGCTATGCATTAATCCCAGTAAAAGGGATAGGATGCCGGATATAAGGATCCAAAAGGCAGCATGGTCTATTTTAGAATTGTAATAAGAGATCAATTTTTGATCTTCAGGTTTTGTTTTTAATTTTTTAATGAAATGAAAGACCGCTATTGAACTGAAAATTAAAAAAACAATGATAAACTTCGGGTCTCCACTAGCAATAAATTCTGTAAATGGCATTCTCATAATAATTCTGTTTTTAAATTGAGTTCCAAAAATAAAAGCAGAGCTTACTTCTTTCTTTTTTTTGCGACGAATGAAGTTTTTGGGAAAGGTTTTGACTGTTTTTGCTCTCTTAAAGGTTGAAACGTTTGTTTGTGAACAGAATTACCTAAAAAAATGGTTGTTCATCTCCATTTTAGCTTGTCTGAGTATTGAATATCGTTTATGATGAGATTGGTTGAATTGAGGAAATAAGTTGAGATGTGGAAAAAGGCTGAAATTAAAGTTTCTTGATCACATAGGTTACAACTCCCCAAATAAGCAGTTCACTCTCTTTCGAAACTTCAATGGGAGCATAGGCTTCATTTTCTGGTAGAAGAATTACTTTGTCTTTGTCTTTTTTAATGCGTTTTACAGTGAATTCGCCATCAATGTAACAAATAGCAATAACATTATCACTGGCTTCCAAACTTCGGTCAATGATCAACAGGTCTCCGTCTTCTATTCCGGCATTGATCATAGAATTACCGCTTGCCCGGGCATAGAAAGTAGTTTCACTGTTTTTTACCAGGTATTGATCCAGACTGATGCGTTGCTCTTCAAAATCAGAAGCAGGTGAAGGAAATCCGGCTTTGATTCCTTCACTAATCATAACTACATTTTTAGGTTTAGAAAAATCGGGTTTAAAGAAATGGAGTTTTTTGTTTAACATTTTACAGTAAGGATCTCGTTTATTTTAGTGGTGTATTGATTGGACAAGTGATTTTGTTTCATCTTCCAGGTCCGTTTCAGGTCCTGTGAACCTAGTCGTATTTTACGCCCCCATTTTTTATTGCATGTATCAATAGCATGCATCAGATGTTGATGCTTAGGGTTTTCGTTTTCAAAAATGGAAAGTTGAACCTCTTCGCTTTTGACGATTTGAGTTACAATAACTCCCGCTTTTTTATAAACGGAACCTTCCTCATAAAGGTCATTCAGCATTTTTAAAGCAATAGTATTAATTGTTAAGGTCGAATTTGACGCAAAAGGTAATGTATAGAATGAAGTATAGTTATACCTAGTGTTTTTTGGGTCATAGCTGTCTTTTCTCAGGTATAGAATAATACCGTTACACAAGGTGTTTTGCTTGCGAAGTTTTTCGGCACAAACAGAAGTAAAAGTTGTGATGCGTTCCTTTAGCTCCTTAAGATCACTGATGCTATGTTCAAAACTTCGGGTTATGGCAATTGACTTTTTTTCATTGGAGTCGTTTGATTCGATAGCGGGTGTGCCTTCCAGTTCCATTTTCAAACGAAGTCCGGTTATTCCCATTAATGTTTTGATGGTGTTTTCATGTTCGGGTAACGTAAAATCATAAGCTGTTTTAATATTTTTGGCTCTAAATTTTTTGCTCAACCGAAAACCGATTCCCCAAACATCTTCAATTGCCAACCATTTTAGTGTTTTTAGGCGTTTTTCTTCTGAATCTATTACGTGGACACCGTTAGTTCTTTCCGGAAATTTTTTAGCGATTCGGTTTGCGGCTTTGGCTAAGGTTTTGGTAGGCGCAATACCAACACAAACAGGAAGACTGAGGCATTTCTTGATATAGTTTTTTATATCCTGACCATAGCTATAGTAATGGTCAATTTTTACGGTTTTAAAATTTAAAAAGGCTTCGTCAATACTATAAATCTCTACGTCGGGCGTAAAGTGATGCAATAAATTCATAACCCGGCTGCTCATATCTCCGTAAAGCGGGTAATTTGAAGAGAAAACCTTAACGTTGTGCTCTGCCAAAAGTTTTTTGAATTTGAATTCGGGTGCAGCCATAGGAATTCCTAATCGTTTTGCTTCTTCACTTCTCGAAATGATACAACCATCATTGTTGCTCAATACCACAATCGGTTGGTTTTGGTATTGCGGTTGGAATATCCTTTCACAGGAAGCGTAAAAATTATTACAATCGACTAAGGCAAACATGTTTTTAGTAAATTAAAACCAAACGGATCTGTTGTTCCAAAATAAAGCGATGAATAATCCGAAATAAGCGATGCTTACTACAAATTTCATGAAAGTTCCTGCCAGAAAGCCTAAAAAAGAACCGGTAGCGGCCTTAAAAGCTCTGTTGACATTTTGTTTGTCAAATAAAAGTTCACCGGCTAATGCTCCAACGAACGGACCTATAATGAAACCGAAAGGAATAGGTAAAATCAACCCTAAGATCAATCCGATGTTGGTTCCCCAAATCCCGTATTTACTTCCTCCGAAGCGTTTCGTTCCTTGTGCCGGAATCACATAATCTAAGATAACAATAAGTACAGCAATGGCAAGTGTAATACCTAATATCCAGTAATTATTTTCTATTTTCGGGCTCAGATAAAGTAATAAAAGCCCGATCCAACTGATAGGTGGTCCGGGTAAAGCAGGTAATAAACTACCGGCAATTCCTATTAACATACAACAAAATCCGACGATTAGGAGAAAGTATTCCATTAATATTATTATTTTTGACAGTCTTAACAGTAACAAAGTTAGTGCATAAATGAACAAAATTCTAATTTTATTTTTAGTGATGCTTTTAACTTCCTGCCAACTTTTTGATAAAAAAGTGCCGGATGAAAAAGAGTTGTTGCAGCAGGAATTGCAAAAAATAAATTGGAATCAAGTCGATCAATACCCTTCCGTAGCTTCGTGTGATACTATTTTAGACAAAGAAACTCAAAAACAATGTTTGTTTGATTTTCTTATCGAAACGATCCAGAATCGAATAGGTATTGATACAATTCATATTTTATACCCTGAACTGGATACGATTTCGGTTAAGGTAACCATAAACCCCGATGCTACCTTACAATTTCAGACAGAGATACCGCAGGATTCAATTTCATATGATATTAAGGTTATTGACAGTATTTTGCAAAACCGACTTTCTGACTTCCCGACTGTTGAGCCGGCAATCAAACAAGGAATAAAAGTAAAATCTCAATTTGTACTTCCGGTAATCTTAAATGTGACAGAGTAATTATTTTTGGAATACTCTTCCTTTCCATTGGTAGGATCCTAACAAACTGTAAACAGCAACGGCAAAATTAAAGAACGGATGCAACAGAGAAGTCAGTAACAGTCCGTTTAATCCGGAATGAAAATGTCGGGCGGAAAGTATTAACAGTACCAGATCGACTAAAAATTTCACGCCAAAAAACAGCATAAAATAATTCTGATCCATAAAACCGGAAAGCCATAAAATTAAAGCAGAAAGTAAGGCTAAATGAGTCAGGAAGACTACTAAAGCTAAAAATTTCCCGAATTTTGACGAATAGCCCGGACTCTTAGCGGCCCATCGGACTCTCTGATAAAACAAAGCTTTCCACGAGTCTAAACTTTGGGTAGCAACAATGCTGTTTTCGTGCATACAGAAACCCACTTTCTTTTTGTCTTTTTTTACCGCTTTTTGTAATAAAAACACATCATCGCCGCTAGCGATATTTTCATTGCCTTCAAAACCGTTCAGGTCAAAGAAAAAATCTTTTTTGTAGGCAAAATTGGCACCATTACACATAAACGGACCAAATACACCGAAACTACCGATAGTAGCTCCTTGCAAACTTAGCAGATCTAAATTCTGAAAAGCATGTAAAAAGCCCTTTTTAGGAATATAACAAACTCCGGCAGCAATCATTTTTCTATCGGTTTGCTGAATGTAATTGTCATAAACCTTCAACCAGTTAAAATGAACAACACAATCAGCATCCGTAGTAATGATCCATTCGTATTTAGCAGATGTAATAGCTGTATTAATAGCATCTTTCTTAGGTGAAAGTGTTTTGCGTTTACTCGGAATGATCTTCAGGTCAATAGTTGTTGGCGGAAGTATAAAATTATCATCAGAAGCATCGTCAACTAAAAGAACTTCAAACTGATCTTTAGGATAATCTAACGCTTCGAGAGAGGCTAAGAGCAAAGGTAAATTTTGAGCCTCATTACGGAAAGGAACTACAATGCTGAAACGGGTTTGAGGAATGGCATTGTGAAAGTGAATAGGCTTCATCTTAGTGAATCCTAAAATCAAGACACTTATGCTTACTACATAAATGCCTAAAACAATAAATAAAAGTATCATACTTGTTTCGGTTTGGGTTTGAACCGTAAAACAAAATAGCTTCCCCAGATAACCGGAAAAACTAAGTTAAAAATCCACATCAGCAAAGTTACGGAAATAATTTTCTCACTTTCGATATTTAAAGTATTAAAAAGGTAAATAGCAACACTTCCCTTTACAGCAACATCCATAAGGTGAATACTCGGGATAACCGATGCCAGAAAATACATGGAAAATATAGTGATTAGTGCTGTTGGATAATCAATTTTGGTATGAAAAATAAAAAGACAAAAGAAAAACTGATGTGAAAAAACAAGATAACGCAATAAAGAAAAAATAAAAGTTTTTAGTCGGATTTCAGAGGGAAGAGCGTTGAATTTCTGAAGTAATTTTTCAATCGAAAAACCATAAATTTCCATTTTCCGTCCATAAATAAAGAAAAGAACCAAAAGTACAATGGAGACCAATAAAATAATAAGGTTATTGATCTTGAACGAAAATTGAAAGATCGGGTTGTTCTTATCGTGTAAGAAGAATAAAAAAAGCAAACCGATGGTTCCAAACAAGGTAGTAACCAGCATTTGACTACTGTTATGGATAAAGTTCAGAAAGACAATTTTTTTGACCTTTTCTTTTGGAAAATACAAGGCTTTTGCACCATATTCTCCGATTCGGTTAGGGGTAAATACAGAAGCAGTAAGTGAACCTAAAGTCTGATAGACTGATTCTTTAAAAGAAATCGTTTTAAAA
Proteins encoded in this window:
- a CDS encoding DUF6624 domain-containing protein: MKKYLKTIILLWISHSCFGQTAISEGDSLRQKGELDQAIIAYKTIYKKDQNNRKNVYNLACAYALTFQRDSAYHYLNIALQNDSSLWALADTDLYALTQDPRWLNIETQQMEKFQKVNGKLKQPEYTKKLLHIIMKDQVLDYYIEQAKKFYSEQGYIPQWYYPLAYMKQKTAQDNYTDMEELIKTYGWPKYSNVGQLAADAPLLVINHHESDSIRKKYLPVIKKACLDGEGSCVEYAKIQDRILVNDNQPQIYGMQFRYNAERSLEPFPILEPEYVDQRRKKISLEPLKVYLKRKINYDWEIVQRK
- a CDS encoding Y-family DNA polymerase yields the protein MFALVDCNNFYASCERIFQPQYQNQPIVVLSNNDGCIISRSEEAKRLGIPMAAPEFKFKKLLAEHNVKVFSSNYPLYGDMSSRVMNLLHHFTPDVEIYSIDEAFLNFKTVKIDHYYSYGQDIKNYIKKCLSLPVCVGIAPTKTLAKAANRIAKKFPERTNGVHVIDSEEKRLKTLKWLAIEDVWGIGFRLSKKFRAKNIKTAYDFTLPEHENTIKTLMGITGLRLKMELEGTPAIESNDSNEKKSIAITRSFEHSISDLKELKERITTFTSVCAEKLRKQNTLCNGIILYLRKDSYDPKNTRYNYTSFYTLPFASNSTLTINTIALKMLNDLYEEGSVYKKAGVIVTQIVKSEEVQLSIFENENPKHQHLMHAIDTCNKKWGRKIRLGSQDLKRTWKMKQNHLSNQYTTKINEILTVKC
- a CDS encoding LexA family protein, which codes for MISEGIKAGFPSPASDFEEQRISLDQYLVKNSETTFYARASGNSMINAGIEDGDLLIIDRSLEASDNVIAICYIDGEFTVKRIKKDKDKVILLPENEAYAPIEVSKESELLIWGVVTYVIKKL
- a CDS encoding lysylphosphatidylglycerol synthase domain-containing protein, with the translated sequence MIVISHKAKQFLLVLAKVLIVSLAFFYIYNRLQTEKEITLKQLIHFLNVPAIAILFLFSLANWSLEILKWKTLVSSFKTISFKESVYQTLGSLTASVFTPNRIGEYGAKALYFPKEKVKKIVFLNFIHNSSQMLVTTLFGTIGLLFLFFLHDKNNPIFQFSFKINNLIILLVSIVLLVLFFIYGRKMEIYGFSIEKLLQKFNALPSEIRLKTFIFSLLRYLVFSHQFFFCLFIFHTKIDYPTALITIFSMYFLASVIPSIHLMDVAVKGSVAIYLFNTLNIESEKIISVTLLMWIFNLVFPVIWGSYFVLRFKPKPKQV
- a CDS encoding glycosyltransferase, translated to MILLFIVLGIYVVSISVLILGFTKMKPIHFHNAIPQTRFSIVVPFRNEAQNLPLLLASLEALDYPKDQFEVLLVDDASDDNFILPPTTIDLKIIPSKRKTLSPKKDAINTAITSAKYEWIITTDADCVVHFNWLKVYDNYIQQTDRKMIAAGVCYIPKKGFLHAFQNLDLLSLQGATIGSFGVFGPFMCNGANFAYKKDFFFDLNGFEGNENIASGDDVFLLQKAVKKDKKKVGFCMHENSIVATQSLDSWKALFYQRVRWAAKSPGYSSKFGKFLALVVFLTHLALLSALILWLSGFMDQNYFMLFFGVKFLVDLVLLILSARHFHSGLNGLLLTSLLHPFFNFAVAVYSLLGSYQWKGRVFQK
- a CDS encoding DUF456 domain-containing protein, with product MEYFLLIVGFCCMLIGIAGSLLPALPGPPISWIGLLLLYLSPKIENNYWILGITLAIAVLIVILDYVIPAQGTKRFGGSKYGIWGTNIGLILGLILPIPFGFIIGPFVGALAGELLFDKQNVNRAFKAATGSFLGFLAGTFMKFVVSIAYFGLFIALFWNNRSVWF